The stretch of DNA CTTGACTGCGAGCCGTCCGCACGTCCGTTTTGACACACTGTCCATGGCCACTCCAGATGAAGCAACTAGTATTCTAGAACCCAGATACTATCACTGGCCTCTTCCCGTACACACACCTGTGCGGCTGGATCCTTCTCCTTCCCGGCGGTCACGATCGCCTGCAGGTCTGAAGAGGGATCCCGACGTGCAGCCATGCAGCGCACGCGGGAGGCGCCACGACCACGCGGCACGATTCGGCGGGTGATCTCGTCGGAGACGCTCCACACGCAAGGCACAACGGCGACCAAAAAAAGAATTGCGAAAAAGGAGACGGAACGGAGCGAAAAGGATCCGGCGGGGGACGGCCGGCGGTTCGCGTCAGCTGAGCGACGATGGATCACTCACCGCCCCGTGCCGGTGGCAAGCGGAAGCAAGCCGAGCAGCCGGCAACCACCCCACCACAGCAGTCAGCAGAAGGGTCGGCACCGAGCGGCCGGCCCGGGCCCAGGTGCGGCCGCAGCGGACGACAGAGACGGTGCGCGGGGCGGCGACGGCCGACCCAATCGGGCAGCCGCGTCAGCCCGCACTCCACCCACGCGGCCACGCGCATCACATGAATATTGCCGCGTCCACCGGCCGGAGCGGCGAGCGGGACCGGGTCCGGCGTCCGAGCCGGGGGGTGACTGACGGTGCGAGGAGCAACCGAGCAAGTGGACGAGTGACCGAGAGTCTGCTTGATTTACTACCAATTTTTGCTATACTAAAACTAAGGCACGCTATCAATTGATTTATATTTGAAAATTGGCTATTTTGATCAAAATTATAGCAAGTTACTAGAAACTTCTTAAATTTTATAAGAGATGGTTGCTATATTTTGGCACTAAATCAATTGAATATTTAAATTTCTTGCCAACAATTTGGCATTGCCCTAATTTTAGCAAGCTAAAATATTGGTTTGTCATGATTTTGACGGAGTAAAATTAATATCCAACCCATTAGACTCTCACTGCTTCCAATACCATGATTTTTTTCTCTTTCATTCTGAACATCCATCCCGTGTAGAACTTTCTCTGTGTCAACTTGTTAGGAAACCTCATCCCAGATGAATTGCTCTGATGCAGACTCCTGAACCGtgatctgctgctgctgctcgcaGGAACAGGCTGGCCGTCCAATCCTCTGCGCACTATCAGTTGACCACCCAATGCAAACGATTCCCTCTGTTCCAGGATAACAGGACTCAGCATCACTCCCACAAAACAAAAGTCACAGCACGATCACTCGATCAGGGCTTGCGGCTGCAAAAAGCACAATACAATGCAGCGTCCCAGTTGCTACTGCTTCCGTGCTTCATTATCCAGTCCAGATCGACAGGCAACAAAAACTGGCGATAAAATGCCCCGAAAAACTTGGACCTCAACCTCATAAATTTATCCTCGAGGCACGGCTTGTTTGACTCAGCAGACGGCGACGCGCCGACGTGTCCCCGTCCCCGCTCATATCCGCCCGCCCATCCGTCCACGTGTTCCCGTCTTCCGGAACGCCCACTCCGGCATCCGCCGCCTACCTCGCGCCGCGCCCGTTCCGACGGCTATATATAGCCTCCCCTTCCTCCGAAGCTCCGCTCCCAACCCCTCGTTTTTTCCCAGCCTCTTTTCTCAATTCCAGCCTTCCAGCCCACGTCCATCCCTGGACTGCTCCCCAAACGGTCAAAGCCAGAGCCGATCGCGCGCGGCGGCGATAACGAGAAGGTAGCTGaaccaggaggaggaggaagagtcgCCGGCGAGCAGCAATGCCTTACTGCGAGGTGGGCAGGTACGCGGACGGGGAAAAGTGGGAGGGCGTCCGGCTCTTCTACCGCCGCTACGGCCGCGGCGCCACCAAGGTGCTCCTCATCATCGGTACGCACGTCAATCCCCCTCAAATCAAACTTCAATAGGAGGAGAAGGGAGCATCGTGTTCTCCTCGCATGGAAAGATTACTTTTTTGTTTCCTCTTCCACTTTTCGCTGAGAAACGGTTCGGTGTTTGGTTTGGGTCGGAATCAAAGGATTGGCGGGGACGCATGACTCGTGGGGCCCGCAGATAAAGGGGCTGACCGGGTCGCTGGAGCCCGCCGACGACGAGGCCCCGCGGCCGGACGAggaggccggcgccggcgcagccggcgcggcggaggcggcgcccgCGGAAGGGGatgacgccggcggcgacggcatcgAGGTCTGTTGCTTCGACAACCGCGGCGTCGGCCGCAGCTCCGTGCCCCCGAACAAATCCTACTACTCGTGAGTTTCCGCTCCTGATCTCCTTCAGCAGATCCAGTTCCCCGTCAGTGGCAATGGTTTTAACGATCTGCGGGGGCGTTTTGGTTCTGTAGATAGGATAGCTTGCTCTGCTCCCCTTGAGATTCAGAACCGTACATGGGGGATCTGGTGGACGACAGCAGCTGCATGTAGCTTTCGATTAGAAAAATTCCACATTTCAATTGTTTCCTGGCATAATAGCTTTCACGAGAAAATGAGTGATGGGGAGAAAGGCGGGGAATATCTTCCAGCACACGCTCATGTGTTGGAGAAGTCAAAATGGGCGGTGGTTCTGAATATTTGATCTGAAACGTGTTTTCTCATCTCTGGCAGGACGGCGATCATGGCGAAGGACGCCTTGGCCTTGATGGATCATTTGGGGTGGAAGAAAGCACATGTCTTTGGCCACTCTATGGGTTAGTCCTCCTTGGTCTGCTGCGCATTTCAATTTTGGGAGCCTGTTTCTCAAATGCGTGATCTATAGGCATTGACCCTGCTACTCTGTGCAACCAGGTGCGATGATTTCTTGCAAGCTAGCAGCGATAGCGCCTCACAGGCTGTGTTCACTGGCATTGCTTAATGTTACCGGAGGTGGCTTTCAGTGTTTCCCAAAGGTACTGGACCTTTGATATCCTCCTACATATATGTGGAACTGAATGTAACTTTGGTAACCTCACACATATTTGTGGAACTGAATATGCCTAATGTTGCGAGATACAAAGGATATACCGCCAGAGGCACGGATGTTGAACTGTTCATGCCACAAGCTAAAGGTTCCCCCCCTGCTTCTGTAGGTAGATGGGCAGATGCTATCTCTTGCATTCCGTTTCTTAAGGGCGAAAACTCCAGAGGAAAGAGCGCTTGTAGACTTGGAAACCCATTATACGAAGGTGAGGAACTAATAAGGCATCCACTACGATTCCCTGTTTGATGAAAAATTAGCTTTTAGTTTTAGATTCTTCCCCGGTTTCTTTGCTGATATGTTTTGATTTAACAATGCTCCTATGCAGGAATACCTTGAGGATACTGTCGGGTCATGCACTAGGAGAATGATCCTTTATCAAGTGAGTGCTATCACTACTTTGCAGATGATTCTTCATAACACAGTCCTTGGTGAAACATTGATCTTGGTCTTTCGGATGATACATGTTGGTTTTACACATTGAATGCTTGCTTCGATAATTCTTTAACTGACACATACCATGGGATTGTGCCATTTTGACTAGATCTTCTTTTGTTGTGAATCTGGAATTATTTTGCATCCCTTCTTTAAAATATAATCATATACTGGTACACACCGAAATGAAAATAATGTACATTTGACAACTTATTTGTGGAAGACTCATCTGTAGTTCTGTACTGTGTTGCTTTCAGGAATATGTGAAGGGTATATCTTCAACAGGAATGCAATCTAATTGTGGTTTTGAAGGGCAAGTTAATGCATGCTGGACTCACAAAATGACTACAAAAGAATTAGATACAATACGTTCTGCCGGTTTTCTAATTTCAGTTATTCATGGAAGGTTAGTTTCTCTAACAGCAGATATTATATTCAGAGAATGGTACCATTTCGCTTGACTTACATCATATGAATGCAGGTATGATATAATTGCACAATTATGTCATGCAAAACGTCTAGCAGAAAGGCTTCTTCCTGCTGCTAGAATGGTAGAACTTCATGGTGCACATCTAGTGAGCCACGAAAGACCAGATGAGGTAAAGTGCGAACTTTGGTGAAACAGCAATATGTGCCACTGAAATGCTAAGAACATCAATGAGGATGATTGTTTTGCTTAAACTGTTGCatcgccggggggggggggggggggcgcaaaATAGCTGACAAATGAAGGTTACATAAAAAGTTGTGGCTCACTTCAAGCATCACTCTTGATAAAAAATGAACTAGCATATACTCATCTTTTGGACCAAAGGAGGATTGAACGAGAAACCTCTTACAACTTGTGCACATACTCCAAAGTTGCTAACTGAAATAAGATCAGGCATTCCAGTTATGTGTAAGCATCATTTACCACCTAAGCTTGAAACATAATCTGTTACTTTTGAAGAGAACTGTTTTCCATGGCTAGTTTTAGCACAGAAAAACAGAATTGTAGGATCCAATAGGCTAAAAAAAATAATCATATTTGAAGCCATGTTACCTCGAGTATTGTTTTTGAAATAAGGTCAGACATTGCAGTTATGTGTAAGCATCATTCATCACCTAAGCGTGTAACAGAACCCGTGTAGCCTGTCAATTGTATTTGGCTTCTAGGAATTTCCTCAAAATGGATAAAAGAAAGGGTATGGAGTTCCAAACAAAATACTCCTACTAATACATTTACATTTACATTCGCATACTCATGTACTGGCTAATTAGGAGAATGTTCGGACAATACTGTATAGACCACATGCACTTTAAGGACAATTGACATAACATGTCTAATCGTTAGAGAGAGATGAGTGGAGAGCAAACCAACCAGGCAACCAGCATAGTGTGCCCATTGACTCGTCTCCACAGTTCTCATTTCTCATTGTGCTTGCCCATTTTTGCTTTCCTCCATGGTTCACAATTTATTCAAGTTATAGGACAGTAGAACTCATGTAACTTTCTATGAATTCCAGGTGAACAATGCACTTATGGATCTAATAAAGGCTACCAAATCTGCGATGAAACCTGAAGAGTGGTCGGCCCAGCCTGAGAATGTATCAGGTAAGAAGGCCAAACGTCTCCGATTTCTCTTGAAGGCTAATTGTTCCGGAGCACATATCTTATGTTGCATCTTCATCAGAAACCGGGGCACTTATATCCGGGAGACCCATTACCGTCACGATGCGAACAGATGAAGGTGCAAATGCCACCAAAGTCGCCGTAGCAGTCTATACCTTGCTTGGCAAGCTGCAACTAAGCTTTCTTTATCTCATAGGGGTGATAGTCATGGGGTTTGAGCACATGAGGAACATTGTAAAGGTAATGAAGCCAGTAAGGGTGGCAGCAATTGAGTCATAAGGTAACAGGACCCACCATGATCTCTTGCACAATATCTGTGAGACAGATCCTCTGTGTCGTGGCCTTGCGCTCACTGAACTTTCTACGATTTTGCAGAAAACAAGGACATGCAAATTATTCTCAATACAATACCTTGTGGGAGTCGAGATGATATTTCACTTCACCCCAATACTTCGGAGATGATGATTTTAGCGTAGCATCTCCAACAAATGTGGAACTTTTCTGAGAGAACGCCTGCTCTTAGCAGAATAATAGGACACAAGAACATCGAAGAAACCATAGCACGCGCCTGGGCAGAAGTGTCGCAGGGCGCGGTTGATGTATGTACCTGCAAGAGAATGTGTAGCCTGTATCTGTTTCACGGCCACGTGCTGCGCTGGTGCTGCCGGCCTGACACCCGGACCTGTATCATACTGAGATTTCAAAATCGATTCTTCGTTGCTTCATACATCTGCGTGGTGTCGCTGAACGCTTATTCCAATTTCCTGCATGATATAAAAACCTTCTGTGAGCTGCGGACGCGCCGGGCATGCAAACCTACGGCAGCAGCGGCTAGTGTAGAGTTCCAGAACAGAAATTTCACGATGCATAAAGCATCCCCAGGAACACTGCACCGGCCGGTTTGAATGGCACGGGACGCCACTTGCCGGCTTGCCGCTCCCAGCCCGGCCGAAACCCGAAAGCCCTTCTCGGTTGCAGCACCTGCCCTGGTCTCCGTCCAGATTCCAGACCTCCgggcaccgccaccgccgctcgacGCCGACGCGGCTCACCTCTCCGTTCTCCACCCCTCAACGTGCATGCTCCGGGGTGCCATCGTTGAATGAATCGTGATGCGTTTCAACGTGCATGCCTGGTTATTAACTGGTGAGAAGAAAGCCGCGCGCAAAGTACAAACTACTAGAAACTTTCCACAACCCTGTGTTCTGTAGCATACTGAAGTTAACGCCTGGCTGCAGAAGCTCCACTTCTCCGGTATGCCGAACGGTTGCTATATATACTCCATGGTTCTGACTCTGAATTCCGAATTCTACGGCCAATTGATCGGATAACGAATGTCATGGTGCTACTTCCGAACCAACAATCCATGCGCTTAGTTTGTTGCATCAGGGAGTTCTACGGGATGATAAGCTGATAGCAGTGCATGCAGGTTGCAGGGGACGTAATTAAAGCACGAATAATACAGAAGAATCTCTCTCACAAACACAAGCGCAGAAGCGATGCTTCAGGGGCGCGATCAGCACAGCACTAACCTGGTAATCGTGCAGTGGTGGATGGTTGCTTCATTATCGCTTGCTCTCCCCGGCGACGGACGCGTCGTCGTCGGCCGACGGCTTCGACCAGAAGATGGCCGCATGAGAGGAGGCTCGGCAGAGGAAGCTGTACGCACACGAGCACGAAGCGAGGACGATGAGGTGACGAGAAGAGAGAGGAGGTGAGAGGAGAGGAATTGTGGCCGTGCGGTGCAAGACGCGCGAGAAGGGAGGGAGCGAGGGGCATCCACGGTAGATTCGCCGTTCCCGGCAAAATATTCCCGCGCGCGAGAGGATATTCCCACTGGCGACGCTGAATATGCCGCGTGccatttcctcttcttcctctcgacGAAAAAGAAGGCGTTAACATCAAGTTCCTTACTACTTGGGCCCCGGCCCAACTAGACCTGAGCTCCACCAATCTGGGCTTCGCTTAGGAACCCAGTCAATGTGGAGTGCTCGGGAAACGGCGTAGGCCCACAGCAGCAAGCAGATCTCTCCAGCGACGACGGGAGGAGGGAAGGGCACGAAAGGCGGAGAGGGGCAGCAGAAGCAGCGGGGGCAGCCATGGGCATGATGGACAAGCTCAAGATCTTCGTGGTGAAGGAGCCCGTCGTCGCCGCGTCTTGCCTCATCGCCGGATTCGGTACGCGCCCCATCCCTTCGCCTCCGCTCTGGCCCAAACCCTAGCAGATGCGCTCGCGCCCATCAGAAATGGCCAAATGGCGACGCAGGCTCCCGTGCTGTTGCTATACCCTACGTCGTTGCTTCGGGGACTCCGTTTGGCTCGGTGTGGGTACATCAGGGGGGTTTGATTTCTAGGGGCTGACAGACGTTTGGGTGGCCTTTTCACTTGTTACAATTCGTTAGATCCAGGATCCGAATCTCTAGCATCTGTGATGACCTTTGTCAGCGCTGTGTGTGACTCAAAATTGAGCTATCAGCTACCATAAGCTATACATTCCCCTGCTCAACAAGATGACAATTGAGTTAAATGTTATTGAATAGGCAATGGATAGTACTGTCACACGGATCCAGTTCAATGTGTCCCTGTATAGAACTAGCCATTTCTTTTAGGTTTCTACCTTTTCTGGTTCAATAAATACATCTATTTTGATGGTACTTGATGTCCATTGCCAACTTGGCTGAAAATGTTCTATGTGCACTGCTGCATTTCTTTGGCATAGATGAGGGGTTACAATGGTCTTAATCTCATGTCAAAATATTATTGTTCTCCATTGTCCAGAATCATGTTAAGAATAAAATGCCTGCTTTTCTTATGGATGTAGATTGCATTAGCCTGCTCTGAGCTTCAGTAATGTTAAGAAAGATTGATTTTGTAAATAAAAATGTCTCTACGGATAATAACAATGAACACTAGAAATTGGCTGATGCATGCAACTTGTTTAGCCTCCCGCATGACATGAATTGCTGCGTGACTGGTGGGGATAGTCCCTTAGGCCTTACTAAACTCATGTGGATTCATTCTCTTGCATACTAGAAAAGATAGATTTATTCAAGTTTACAATTTTTGCAGATACTCATGATTATTTTCTGAGAAAAGGGATTCTATCTAAAACTTTACATGATTGAGAGACATCTTTGGTGCTGTGTGCTAGAAAAGATTGGCTGCATATATTGCACTTAACCTTTTCAACACCATTGTGCTATAGGTTGATTTCCTGAGTTGATCCTCGTTGATTAAATTGTAGTATTGTCCTTGCTAGCTATGGTTGCAATTAAACATATGATGCTTCTTAGGTTGGCATTTTTTTTGTTGCAAATGGATCAATTTGCTGGCAATACAAGCACTGTGCAGTAGGCGTTCAATTTTTCTCTAGTAGATTCTACCCACAAAATGTCAAGCCAAAAGTGGTCAGATTGAAAACAAACTGTGTCAAGGTCCATTTCCACATCTATAAAGTTGACATAGAACACATAAAACACCACGTGTTGCTAGTATCAGTAGGAGACAAGTAGATGAGAAGTGGTGTTATGTACTTTGACTGTTTGACATATCAGAAGGAAATCAGAACATTTTTTTCACTTGTGAATTCACATTGCAGCAAACCCTTGTTTCCTGAGATTTTCTAGATGTGCCTGCTGAGTCTATGGAATTATTGATTGGAGTGCTTCTGTCTTGGCTAACCTTATAATTTGCAATTTCAGGTCTCTTTCTTCCAGCAGTTGTTCGGCCAATCTTGGATTCATGGGAGACTGCGGAAAAAGTTCCTCCACCTCCTCTAAATGAAGTATGTGATTTCCTCCATTTTTGGGTTGTTCTGTGTGATAATTTCAGGCTCAAACTATTAACACTGTTTCCATTCAATTTCCCATCATTTCCCAACTGAGAATTTTTATTTTGCACAATCCAATTCTTATCAAATAAACTTCCTTGTCATATTTAATTAGGGAAAAACTCCTTATTTGGTCACCCCAAGCCACAACTTGGCTAACAAATTTGCCAGAAAATGAGTGCTAAATACATTGCTGATATCTCAACAGTAAATCGCAGAGAGCATCTGTTTAAACTTTGTGTTTCATAATTGCATTCTTGTGTTGTCAAACCTGAGGAATCACCATAGTTCGCCTGCCGTTTCCTGATTTTATTGGTTTGAACAATGAAGCCTAAGTACTACTGTAGGCTGTTTACATGCTGTTATCCTGTAATTGAAAGTGGTTGAGCCAACGTTTAATCATCTGCCACTTCTGCAGGTGGTTGCAGGTGTCACCGGCAAGAAAAAGTAGCGAACTTGCATGTTTTCTCTTGTCAATGTTGTCCAACATTTTCTTCCCCATGTTTCCTGGCAACCAGTTTGTAACTTGGAAGGCTCTTCCAGGCTCGCGGTCTTTTACTCTAGATGATATCGGCGAAATAATCATTTTACCTGAACCTCATAATACTGCAATGTGACAGTTTTGGAATTTTTCCTTCTGAAAAGGTCGATAGAATGTCAGTTTCTTGCCGGAGCCGTCTGGATTCCCTTTCAATAATCAGAAGCGCCCTCGCGGCCTGCCAGTTGTGACCTTTGTAATCTCAGCATGGCGTGGGCGTGTAGTCTTGTGCGGTTGTGCCGTGTGACTTCGACTGCGTTTGTGCCTAGTGCCTCCACCGTGCCGCGCGGCGCCTCTGCATTATagacggcgacggcgcggaTATTAATTTTGTAAATTCATACCCGCGTACTAAAATCGGCGTCCGCAACCTGCTATGGGTACGAAACAACGTCCGTAACCGCTATCCGCGGATATCCGCATACCCGCGGGCACATCCCGCAAGCTTTAGAAAATTAAGTACACATTATATTTCAACAGCAAATAAACACCATTTATTTAAGAAAACAAATAAATCTGAGTATACAAATGAACTAGTCTCGTACATGAATATATGATATATCACGTATTAACATAAACCATTAACATGAACCCTAAATGAACCCTAAATGAAGTTGGTTTAGGACCCATATGTCAGCCACTAAATTGGGTTTGGTGGGTTTAACCCGTTAACAGATATCCATTGGGTTTAAAGTTGTACCTACGCCCGCGGGCATAAATGCCCGTCGGATTTGCTATCCGCAGGTACGCGGATGTTCTGTACCTGTTGCCATCTTtactccccatcctatgacgccTAGGACCTTGGCTACCGTGTGGCTGGATGGTGGTGTACTAGTACTACAGGTCGGAGGTCAGAGTCGGGCACATCGCCGACAACCGGCGAGACCGCGCGTGGGCCGTGTGACCCGTATCCGCGCCAGTCGGATTTGCTATCCACCGGTATGCGGATATTCTGCATCCGCGTACCAATTGACGTCTAGGCTACCGCGTGGCTGGATGGTGGTGCACTAGCACTACACGTCGGAGGGCAGAATCGGGCACGTCGTCGGCAACCGGCGAGACCGCGCGTGGGCCGTGTGGTGTGAGACGAGCGCATGTACTATTGGGCCTACGCTTTGACTCGTGCAGCCCACGTGTAACATGTCCAGCCCAAATAAGCCCACGAAGCGGCCGCCAAACCTAGGGTTTACGAGCACGCTCCCTGTATAAAAGAAGCGAGGCTCAGAGCCGCCCGGACTCCCGCAGCCGCCACCCCAACACCGGACCGGAGCGAGGCGACGCCGCTGCACCTCATCTCCGGTAAGTGGAGATCGCCCTGTCATGGCATGCGACGATGATTTGTTAGCTCCAGTAGCGTCTGCTCTGCTCTATTTCGTGGCTAAGTTTGCGCAGTTCGAGTTGATGCTGATTTAACAGTCGCGTCCTTGCTATGTACGTCACTATTCGAAGTGATTTGTATGACCCTGCTGGGAAATTGTTGGCTCGTTTTGCGCGATTCGTTCGTTGGTTAGATGTAGCTGTAGCCTACTTGCATCTTAGTTTACACTCGTTCTGTGTTAAGGTTGACTGTAATCTGATTTTTCTCCCATCTAGATCCGGTAACAACCTAGCGCGTAGGGTTAGGCATATCGTTGGAAATATTGATGAAAATGTTCCGCTCTTGCTACAAATAGTAGGCTACCTTTTGCAATCGCTCACTTCTCCGCAGATGGCCAGATGATTAGTTTTTTCCCTTGTGTGTTTCCTGGTGATACTGTTGGGTCAAGTAGTCTCACATTAGGTAGTTGATGTGGTTATGTAGACGAAGGGATATGGCGACGGTTCCAGGGGATCTGATCTGGCAGATTGTTAGGAAGAACAACTCCTTCCTGGTGAAGGAGTTCGGCAACGGCAATGCCAAGGTGCAGTTCACCAAGGAGCCCAACAATCTCTACAACTTGCACTCCTACAAGCACTCTGGTATGCTGCTTTTGCACAGTTTTTGAGTTGTGCTGCATACATAATTCATTGTGTGATCTTtgcaataaataaataaatgctGACTGCCTGTGGCTTGCTATGTTAGGTTTGGCGAACAAGAAGACCGTGACGATCCAGCCAGCTGCTGGAAAGGACTCGGCTGTGGTTCTCTCGACAACCAAGACCAAGAAGCAGAACATGCCTGCGAAGGTCAACCACAAGTCTGTGATGCGAAAGGAGTTCCGCAAGATGGCCAAGGCTGTGAAAAACCAGGTATTAGCACATGAAAATGCATTACGTCTCTGATTTTTTGATGTTGCCAT from Panicum hallii strain FIL2 chromosome 3, PHallii_v3.1, whole genome shotgun sequence encodes:
- the LOC112883807 gene encoding uncharacterized protein LOC112883807 isoform X2, encoding MPYCEVGRYADGEKWEGVRLFYRRYGRGATKVLLIIGLAGTHDSWGPQIKGLTGSLEPADDEAPRPDEEAGAGAAGAAEAAPAEGDDAGGDGIEVCCFDNRGVGRSSVPPNKSYYSTAIMAKDALALMDHLGWKKAHVFGHSMGAMISCKLAAIAPHRLCSLALLNVTGGGFQCFPKVDGQMLSLAFRFLRAKTPEERALVDLETHYTKEYLEDTVGSCTRRMILYQEYVKGISSTGMQSNCGFEGQVNACWTHKMTTKELDTIRSAGFLISVIHGRYDIIAQLCHAKRLAERLLPAARMVELHGAHLVSHERPDEVNNALMDLIKATKSAMKPEEWSAQPENVSETGALISGRPITVTMRTDEGVIVMGFEHMRNIVKVMKPVRVAAIES
- the LOC112883807 gene encoding uncharacterized protein LOC112883807 isoform X1 is translated as MPYCEVGRYADGEKWEGVRLFYRRYGRGATKVLLIIGLAGTHDSWGPQIKGLTGSLEPADDEAPRPDEEAGAGAAGAAEAAPAEGDDAGGDGIEVCCFDNRGVGRSSVPPNKSYYSTAIMAKDALALMDHLGWKKAHVFGHSMGAMISCKLAAIAPHRLCSLALLNVTGGGFQCFPKVDGQMLSLAFRFLRAKTPEERALVDLETHYTKEYLEDTVGSCTRRMILYQEYVKGISSTGMQSNCGFEGQVNACWTHKMTTKELDTIRSAGFLISVIHGRYDIIAQLCHAKRLAERLLPAARMVELHGAHLVSHERPDEVNNALMDLIKATKSAMKPEEWSAQPENVSETGALISGRPITVTMRTDEGANATKVAVAVYTLLGKLQLSFLYLIGVIVMGFEHMRNIVKVMKPVRVAAIES
- the LOC112883809 gene encoding 60S ribosomal protein L28-1-like; the encoded protein is MATVPGDLIWQIVRKNNSFLVKEFGNGNAKVQFTKEPNNLYNLHSYKHSGLANKKTVTIQPAAGKDSAVVLSTTKTKKQNMPAKVNHKSVMRKEFRKMAKAVKNQVSDNYYRPDLTKPALARLSSVYRSLQVAKSGVKKKNRQPKH
- the LOC112883810 gene encoding uncharacterized protein LOC112883810, with amino-acid sequence MGMMDKLKIFVVKEPVVAASCLIAGFGLFLPAVVRPILDSWETAEKVPPPPLNEVVAGVTGKKK